From Lonchura striata isolate bLonStr1 chromosome 3, bLonStr1.mat, whole genome shotgun sequence, one genomic window encodes:
- the PEX13 gene encoding peroxisome biogenesis factor 13, whose protein sequence is MAATPPPKPWESRRLPGTATTFQSADLGDNLLTRPGQPTVARIPPPILPRPSRQTASSSLSTFRPAYSSSFSPGYGSYGTSFYGSYSPYSYGYGGLGYNRFCADGIPPSRFVQQAEESSRGAFQSIESIVHAFASVSMMMDATFSAVYNSFRAVLDVANHFSRLKIHFTKVFSAFALVRTIRYLYQRLQRLLGLRQSCENEDLWAESEGKVARAGLEDKVANSAKSWPIFLFFAVLLGGPYLIWKLLSTYSEEETVSSNWASGEDDHVVGRAEYDFNALSEEEISFRAGDMLRLAPKEQQPKIRGWLLASYDGQTTGLVPANYIKILGKRRGRRTVVLERIPEQQPAFPSTAVRGATTAVTLEEQEAAFETVFARSSKVPVASDSTVAGGEKQEL, encoded by the exons ATGGCGGCGACGCCGCCGCCCAAGCCCTGGGAGTCCCGGCGGCTGCCGGGCACCGCGACCACCTTCCA GTCTGCTGACTTGGGTGACAACCTGCTGACCAGGCCTGGACAGCCCACGGTGGCACGAATCCCTCCACCCATTTTGCCAAGACCATCCCGGCAAACAGCaagcagcagcctgagcacTTTCAGGCCAGCCTACAGCAGCTCCTTTTCCCCAGGCTATGGCTCATATGGCACCTCTTTCTATGGCAGCTATAGCCCCTACAGCTATGGCTACGGAGGGCTGGGCTATAACCGCTTCTGTGCCGATGGCATTCCCCCCAGCAGGTTTGTGCAGCAGGCTGAGGAGAGCAGTAGAGGGGCCTTCCAGTCCATCGAGAGCATTGTGCACGCCTTTGCCTCGGTCAGCATGATGATGGACGCGACCTTCTCAGCTGTCTACAACAgcttcagagctgtgctggatgTGGCCAACCACTTCTCCCGCCTCAAAATTCACTTCACCAAGGTGTTTTCAGCTTTCGCTCTAGTGAGAACTATAAGGTACCTCTACCAGCGCCTGCAGCGATTGCTGGGTCTGCGGCAGAGCTGCGAGAACGAGGATTTGTGGGCTGAGAGTGAGGGCAAAGTAGCTCGTGCTGGCCTTGAAGACAAGGTGGCTAACTCTGCAAAATCCTGGCCCATTTTCTTGTTCTTTGCTGTTCTATTGGGAGGCCCCTACCTGATTTGGAAGCTGCTTTCTACATACAGTGAGGAAGAAACAG tgTCTAGTAACTGGGCGAGTGGAGAAGATGATCATGTAGTTGGAAGAGCAGAATATGATTTCAATGCTCTCTCAGAAGAAGAAATTTCTTTCCGTGCTGGTGATATGCTAAGATTAGCACCCAAAG AACAACAACCCAAGATCCGTGGTTGGCTTCTGGCTAGTTATGATGGGCAAACAACAGGACTTGTGCCAGCTAATTACATCAAAATCCTAGGCAAAAGAAGAGGTAGGAGAACAGTGGTCCTGGAAAGGattccagagcagcagccagcatttcccagcacagctgtcagAGGAGCCACTACTGCTGTGACTTtagaggagcaggaggctgctTTTGAAACTGTTTTTGCTAGAAGCAGCAAAGTTCCTGTTGCATCGGACTCCACTgtggctggaggagagaagcAGGAACTCTGA